One window from the genome of bacterium encodes:
- the hutI gene encoding imidazolonepropionase: protein MKVDLIITNIGELVYFKEGNLETLSDAAIAIDDGKIIEFGKRKEIEDKYSTKTKHEIINAEGNSVIPAFVDPHTHLIYSGCRHEEFLAKLKGKEYLELLTEGKGINYTVKLTRQDSVENLFKVSHQRLIEMRNSGTLTIEIKSGYGLNLETEEKIIEVAHMLKNRDEADIVITFLGAHAIPPDYKDDRKTYVKAIKEEMIPAFSGKAKFIDIFIDKGAFTVDEAREILSSATKYGYEIKMHIDELSYTGAAKLAREFSVASVEHMEHTTEEDIEILKEKGVIAVLLPGTCFFLKLQHKPRVEFMREIKLPIALGTDHNPGTSPFYSQSLIMALGVFLYGLTLEEALLGVTLNAAKAIKMDHVKGNITPGMDADLLILKSHSFVHLVYEVGRNVISKIVRKGKLINIH, encoded by the coding sequence ATGAAGGTTGATTTGATTATTACAAACATAGGGGAGCTGGTCTATTTTAAAGAAGGTAATTTAGAGACTCTCTCTGACGCAGCAATTGCCATAGATGATGGAAAAATTATCGAATTTGGCAAAAGAAAGGAGATAGAAGATAAATATTCCACAAAGACAAAGCACGAGATTATTAACGCAGAGGGAAATTCTGTAATTCCAGCCTTTGTCGACCCTCACACTCACCTCATTTACTCAGGCTGCCGCCATGAGGAATTTCTTGCAAAACTTAAAGGGAAAGAATATTTGGAACTCTTGACAGAGGGAAAGGGAATTAATTACACCGTGAAGCTCACAAGACAGGATTCAGTTGAAAATCTCTTTAAAGTTTCGCATCAGAGACTTATTGAAATGAGAAACAGCGGGACTCTTACCATAGAAATAAAATCCGGTTATGGGTTAAATTTAGAAACGGAAGAGAAGATTATTGAAGTTGCTCATATGCTGAAAAATAGAGACGAAGCCGACATTGTGATAACTTTTCTTGGAGCCCATGCAATTCCCCCAGACTATAAAGACGATCGAAAAACTTATGTAAAAGCGATAAAAGAGGAGATGATCCCCGCTTTTTCAGGAAAAGCGAAATTTATTGACATTTTTATTGACAAAGGAGCATTCACCGTTGATGAGGCACGAGAAATTTTATCTTCTGCAACAAAATATGGATACGAAATCAAAATGCATATCGACGAACTCTCATACACCGGTGCTGCCAAATTAGCCCGAGAGTTCTCTGTAGCTTCTGTTGAACATATGGAACACACAACGGAAGAGGACATCGAAATTTTAAAAGAAAAGGGTGTAATCGCAGTCCTGCTTCCTGGCACTTGCTTTTTTCTTAAACTTCAACATAAACCTAGAGTTGAATTTATGAGGGAAATTAAACTTCCGATTGCCCTCGGAACGGACCACAACCCCGGAACCTCTCCTTTTTACTCTCAATCTCTTATTATGGCATTAGGCGTATTTTTATACGGTCTTACTTTGGAGGAGGCGTTACTCGGCGTCACTCTAAACGCTGCAAAGGCAATAAAGATGGATCATGTGAAGGGGAATATCACTCCGGGAATGGATGCTGATCTTTTAATTCTAAAAAGCCATTCCTTTGTGCACCTCGTTTACGAGGTAGGCAGAAATGTTATAAGTAAAATCGTGAGAAAAGGGAAATTAATCAATATTCACTGA
- the dxs gene encoding 1-deoxy-D-xylulose-5-phosphate synthase, with product MALLEKIDSPKDLKNLSIKELYQLAQELRDYIVDVVSTNGGHLAPNLGAIELTLALHYVFDSPKDKLIWDVGHQAYAHKIITGRREAFKTLRKLNGISGFLKRSESEHDFFGAGHASTALSAALGFAVARDINGENYKVVAIVGDGALTGGMALEALNNIGHLQKDLIIVLNDNEMSIAENVGAISNYLSKIVTSPKYYRAKEELWEFLEKIPSRFLSKRLRELAKKIKENLKSLAVPTILFEELGIEYVGPLNGHDLEQLIETFRRVKRVKAGPILIHVLTRKGKGYKPAEENPEFFHGLGPFDKETGKPLKKSNKPSYTSIFRKTIVDIAEKDDKVVAITAAMPLGTGLDLFREKFPNRFFDVGIAEQHAVTFAAGLALNGLKPYACIYSTFLQRALDQLIHDVGIQRIPVRIVMDRGGIVGEDGATHNGVFDYAYLRIIPNFVVMAPKDEDELVDMLYTMLYYQEGPITVRYPRGEVEGVPIKESPEIIPIGTWEKLYGKDFKDVVVIATGSTVHPALSAGKRLEKEGIKLTVINGRFIKPLDTRMLHEIIDSSPKAIITLEEGNLPGGFGSAINEYIIQTSKGKKLNIHNIGLPDTFIEQGSRREILKLYLLDEEGIYNQIKAYLETI from the coding sequence ATGGCACTGCTTGAAAAGATTGATTCACCCAAAGATTTAAAGAATCTTTCTATTAAGGAGCTATATCAGCTCGCTCAAGAACTACGGGATTATATTGTTGATGTGGTATCTACAAACGGCGGCCATTTAGCACCAAACCTCGGAGCGATCGAGCTCACACTTGCTTTGCATTACGTTTTCGACTCACCTAAGGACAAACTTATATGGGATGTGGGACATCAAGCCTATGCTCACAAAATTATCACGGGGCGAAGGGAAGCCTTTAAAACTCTAAGAAAGCTCAACGGAATCAGTGGGTTCTTAAAAAGGAGTGAAAGCGAACACGACTTTTTCGGCGCAGGGCATGCATCAACTGCCCTATCTGCAGCTCTCGGTTTCGCTGTTGCCAGAGACATAAACGGGGAAAATTATAAGGTAGTCGCTATAGTAGGTGATGGAGCTTTAACGGGAGGAATGGCTTTAGAAGCATTAAATAACATTGGACACCTTCAAAAAGATCTCATCATAGTCTTGAACGATAACGAAATGTCTATTGCTGAAAATGTAGGTGCAATTTCCAATTATCTTTCCAAGATTGTAACATCCCCCAAATATTACCGAGCCAAAGAGGAATTGTGGGAATTCCTTGAAAAGATACCCTCTCGTTTTCTTTCAAAAAGGTTAAGAGAGCTGGCAAAGAAGATTAAGGAAAACCTTAAAAGCTTAGCGGTGCCAACAATTCTATTTGAAGAATTGGGAATTGAATACGTAGGCCCACTCAATGGACACGATCTTGAACAATTAATTGAAACCTTTAGAAGAGTGAAACGGGTAAAGGCAGGTCCAATCCTCATCCACGTTCTAACCCGAAAAGGTAAAGGCTATAAGCCCGCCGAAGAAAACCCCGAATTTTTCCACGGATTAGGACCTTTTGATAAAGAAACGGGCAAACCATTAAAAAAATCAAATAAACCTTCTTACACATCTATTTTTAGAAAAACTATTGTAGATATTGCTGAAAAAGACGATAAAGTCGTTGCTATTACCGCTGCAATGCCCTTAGGGACAGGGCTTGACCTTTTCAGAGAAAAATTCCCCAACAGATTCTTCGATGTAGGAATTGCTGAACAACATGCAGTAACTTTTGCAGCGGGGCTTGCACTAAACGGGTTAAAACCTTACGCTTGTATATACTCAACCTTCCTTCAAAGAGCGTTAGACCAACTTATTCACGATGTTGGTATCCAGAGGATCCCGGTTAGAATAGTTATGGATAGAGGTGGTATCGTCGGTGAAGATGGTGCCACTCATAACGGTGTATTTGACTATGCTTACTTAAGAATCATTCCTAATTTTGTCGTAATGGCACCGAAAGACGAGGATGAACTTGTCGATATGTTATATACCATGCTCTATTATCAGGAGGGACCCATCACTGTGAGGTATCCAAGAGGAGAAGTTGAAGGTGTGCCAATTAAAGAATCTCCGGAAATCATTCCCATTGGAACTTGGGAAAAACTGTACGGCAAGGATTTTAAAGATGTAGTAGTGATTGCGACCGGTTCTACCGTTCACCCAGCCCTTTCCGCAGGAAAAAGATTGGAAAAAGAGGGTATTAAACTTACAGTTATTAACGGCAGATTTATTAAACCGCTCGATACACGAATGCTCCATGAGATTATTGACTCTTCTCCCAAGGCCATTATTACCCTTGAAGAAGGAAATCTGCCCGGTGGTTTTGGCTCAGCAATCAACGAATATATCATACAAACATCGAAAGGGAAAAAATTGAATATTCATAATATCGGTTTGCCTGATACCTTTATTGAGCAAGGTTCAAGACGAGAGATTTTGAAGCTTTACCTGCTTGACGAAGAGGGCATTTACAACCAGATTAAAGCGTATCTTGAGACAATATAA
- a CDS encoding FAD-dependent oxidoreductase, which translates to MLFVPGAGKKKETEEIDVAIIGGGPAGLSAGIYATRAGLKGVIIDKGIAGGLAAEAPFIENYPGFFGIKGEELVAKMKEHAKSYLPVIEMSPISKIEKKEDGRFFIESDQGNFLSSAIIFATGTTHKHLNVKGEQEFYGRGISYCVTCDGYFFKDQNVVVIGGGNSGAVAAISLHGIAKKITILEYMPRYMCENAYVKKLSELGIEYIKNAQVTEIFGDEKVKGVRYIDRETGETKEIEANGVFIYVGLIPQSELAKSIGVEVDQRGYIKVDTKMRTSMPKVYAAGDVTGGVAQVIVAAAQGAIAALSCYEDLRLK; encoded by the coding sequence ATGCTATTTGTACCCGGTGCCGGTAAAAAGAAAGAGACAGAAGAAATTGACGTAGCTATTATTGGGGGCGGACCTGCTGGTTTGAGCGCAGGAATCTACGCTACACGCGCAGGATTGAAGGGGGTAATCATTGATAAAGGAATTGCGGGTGGTTTAGCGGCAGAAGCACCCTTTATAGAAAACTATCCAGGCTTTTTCGGAATTAAAGGAGAGGAATTAGTTGCTAAAATGAAAGAGCATGCCAAAAGTTATCTTCCTGTAATTGAAATGTCTCCCATCTCTAAAATAGAGAAAAAGGAAGACGGAAGGTTTTTTATCGAATCGGACCAGGGCAATTTCCTCTCCAGCGCAATAATATTTGCCACAGGCACTACTCATAAACATTTAAATGTTAAAGGTGAGCAGGAGTTCTATGGCAGAGGGATTTCCTATTGTGTTACCTGTGATGGGTACTTTTTTAAAGATCAAAATGTAGTAGTTATAGGGGGCGGTAATTCCGGTGCAGTTGCTGCTATATCTCTCCACGGAATAGCCAAAAAGATAACTATCCTTGAATACATGCCTCGTTATATGTGTGAAAATGCTTACGTTAAGAAACTTTCAGAACTTGGAATAGAATACATTAAAAACGCACAGGTAACAGAGATTTTTGGGGATGAAAAAGTAAAGGGAGTAAGGTATATAGACCGAGAAACTGGGGAAACCAAAGAAATAGAAGCCAACGGAGTATTTATTTACGTCGGCCTTATACCACAAAGTGAACTTGCAAAATCCATCGGTGTCGAAGTAGACCAGAGAGGCTACATAAAAGTTGACACTAAAATGAGAACCTCAATGCCAAAAGTCTACGCAGCGGGTGATGTCACGGGAGGAGTTGCACAGGTAATAGTAGCGGCAGCACAGGGGGCTATCGCAGCCCTTTCCTGTTACGAAGATTTGAGGTTAAAATAA
- the rnr gene encoding ribonuclease R, translating into MTEFQNLIISLLKRNSKGLSFNSIRKRLRVKGAQVKVLQRELKTLVDQGLVYRDGNRYVSVSSETEKGYFQRFAGGFGFLLREGKEDVFIPPHATMGAMDGDYVLVAILKEKEGKKPEGRIIKILKRAEKNYSGTVKKKGKRYIIVPDDKALPSELAVAKARKNGLKLKEGMKVIFRVKEKWAYIEDVIGFEDDPSIDYKLVVAKYKLKEDFPKKVFKEIESVIIADKREDLRDEYIITIDPRDAKDFDDAISVRKEGELYLLGVHIADVSAYVLEDSRLDKEAMSRGCSTYLIDKVIPMLPHELSSDLCSLRPGEDRYTMSVFMWIDNEGNVVKRRFAKSVINSKARLSYEDAQRIINKQELEKDSVSIFVGNSFEYIREFLLLARELAWILRERRERRGSLDFDLPEPVVELTPQGRVVSISPSLRLETHRIIEEFMVRANEIVAEFLEEQGIPAIFRVHESPEESKILNFVKIAEGILGIKFSFNKIDKFALQKIVKTAEEMGHGPIISYLLLRSMKKAKYSIQNIGHYGLSSDSYVHFTSPIRRYPDLVVHRLLKRAISRKKWTPSEEYIQKLDEIAKLSSQREEISEKAEWELIDLKKYEFMKERVGEVMQGVVTHLVPQGIFVEIEEFLTEGFISFSKFKESVSFNEENFEVTLGQKKIRLGDRIKVKILSVNKWAKSMELQLYED; encoded by the coding sequence ATGACTGAATTCCAAAATTTAATTATAAGTCTGCTTAAAAGAAATTCAAAAGGGCTTTCCTTCAACTCTATCAGGAAAAGATTGAGAGTTAAAGGGGCACAGGTTAAGGTATTGCAAAGGGAACTAAAAACTTTAGTTGATCAAGGGCTTGTTTACAGGGATGGAAATAGATACGTTTCTGTTTCGTCAGAGACGGAAAAGGGGTATTTTCAAAGGTTTGCAGGGGGATTTGGATTTCTTTTGCGAGAAGGCAAAGAGGATGTCTTTATTCCACCTCACGCAACGATGGGCGCAATGGATGGAGATTATGTATTAGTGGCTATTCTTAAGGAAAAGGAAGGTAAGAAGCCCGAAGGCAGAATAATTAAAATTTTAAAACGAGCTGAAAAGAATTATTCAGGGACGGTAAAGAAGAAGGGTAAACGCTACATTATTGTTCCTGATGATAAGGCTTTACCATCGGAATTAGCCGTGGCAAAGGCGAGGAAAAACGGGTTAAAATTGAAAGAGGGAATGAAAGTTATTTTTAGAGTTAAAGAAAAATGGGCATATATTGAGGACGTGATTGGCTTTGAAGATGATCCTTCGATAGATTACAAGCTTGTCGTTGCCAAATATAAGTTAAAAGAAGATTTCCCGAAGAAAGTATTTAAGGAAATTGAAAGTGTTATAATTGCTGATAAAAGGGAAGACCTGAGAGATGAGTACATCATAACCATTGACCCGCGTGATGCAAAGGACTTTGACGATGCCATTTCTGTTCGGAAGGAGGGTGAGCTTTACCTCCTTGGTGTTCATATTGCTGATGTTTCTGCTTACGTTCTTGAGGACAGCAGATTAGACAAGGAAGCGATGTCAAGAGGTTGTAGTACATATCTGATTGACAAGGTGATTCCTATGTTGCCCCATGAGCTTTCATCTGATCTATGTTCTTTAAGGCCTGGTGAAGACCGCTACACGATGAGTGTATTTATGTGGATTGACAACGAAGGCAATGTGGTTAAAAGAAGATTTGCTAAGAGTGTGATAAATTCAAAGGCGAGACTATCTTACGAAGACGCCCAGCGGATTATCAATAAGCAGGAATTGGAAAAAGACAGTGTTTCAATTTTCGTTGGCAATTCTTTCGAATATATAAGGGAGTTTTTGCTTCTTGCGAGAGAGTTAGCTTGGATCTTGAGAGAAAGAAGGGAAAGGAGGGGTAGTTTGGATTTTGACCTACCTGAACCAGTGGTTGAACTAACTCCCCAGGGTCGTGTCGTCTCCATAAGCCCTTCTTTGAGATTGGAGACTCACAGAATAATTGAAGAATTTATGGTAAGGGCTAATGAAATTGTTGCTGAATTTTTAGAAGAACAAGGTATACCAGCAATTTTCAGAGTTCACGAGTCCCCTGAAGAATCCAAAATTCTAAATTTTGTAAAGATAGCAGAGGGTATCTTGGGTATTAAGTTCTCTTTTAATAAGATAGACAAGTTTGCTTTACAGAAGATTGTTAAAACCGCGGAAGAGATGGGACACGGTCCTATAATTTCATACTTACTGTTGAGGTCGATGAAAAAAGCCAAATATTCCATCCAAAATATTGGCCATTACGGTCTTTCTTCGGATAGTTACGTTCACTTTACATCTCCCATAAGAAGATATCCGGATCTCGTAGTTCATAGGCTTTTGAAGAGGGCTATTTCCAGGAAGAAGTGGACACCTTCCGAGGAATATATCCAAAAACTTGACGAGATTGCAAAACTTTCTTCCCAGAGAGAGGAAATTTCCGAAAAGGCTGAATGGGAACTTATTGATCTAAAGAAGTATGAATTTATGAAAGAAAGGGTGGGCGAGGTGATGCAGGGAGTTGTTACCCACCTTGTTCCTCAGGGAATTTTCGTGGAAATTGAAGAATTTCTCACAGAAGGTTTCATATCCTTTTCAAAGTTTAAGGAAAGTGTTTCTTTTAATGAGGAAAATTTTGAGGTAACTCTTGGACAAAAGAAGATTAGACTTGGCGACAGAATAAAGGTTAAAATCCTTTCCGTTAATAAGTGGGCTAAAAGTATGGAGCTTCAGCTCTATGAAGATTAG
- a CDS encoding 2-hydroxyacid dehydrogenase translates to MKIRVLVFIPELTEEQRELVVRELGEGFDVFFDPYDIPIDKIDALIVFRWEGVVGDALMEQMKSLKLVQAITAGIDHIPLKNLLKRGVAVQGAPGANSQYIAEHVFAMILSALKKICVHNQLMRKGEFHQEFMHRTLFEKNMLILGFGTIGQEVARIAEAFQMRLRAFKKSRKIPFEFQGKLEKVYTTKTELLEALPWADVVVVALPLTEELRGFIGNEELERMKKGAIIVNVSRGKIIDEKALYEHLVKNPDFIACLDVWWVYPKEDGIFQQNYPFEKLDNVIMTPHVAPKVPGYFENMLKTACKKVKEFFK, encoded by the coding sequence ATGAAGATTAGGGTACTGGTATTTATTCCTGAATTGACTGAGGAGCAGAGAGAGTTGGTTGTGCGAGAGCTCGGCGAAGGATTTGATGTGTTCTTTGATCCATACGATATCCCAATTGATAAAATAGATGCATTGATAGTTTTCAGGTGGGAAGGGGTTGTGGGGGACGCTCTAATGGAACAAATGAAATCGTTAAAGCTTGTACAGGCAATTACCGCTGGTATTGATCACATTCCCTTAAAGAATCTTTTGAAGAGAGGGGTAGCGGTTCAGGGTGCTCCGGGTGCTAACTCACAATACATAGCGGAGCATGTCTTTGCTATGATACTTTCAGCATTAAAGAAGATCTGCGTTCATAATCAATTGATGCGAAAGGGAGAGTTCCACCAGGAATTTATGCACAGGACTCTTTTTGAAAAGAATATGCTTATTCTCGGTTTTGGAACAATAGGGCAAGAAGTGGCAAGGATCGCAGAAGCTTTCCAGATGAGGCTCAGAGCATTCAAGAAGAGCAGAAAAATTCCCTTTGAATTTCAGGGTAAGCTGGAAAAGGTTTACACTACAAAAACTGAGCTTCTTGAAGCTTTGCCGTGGGCTGACGTTGTCGTAGTAGCTCTTCCTCTGACCGAGGAATTGAGGGGCTTTATAGGAAATGAAGAGCTTGAAAGAATGAAGAAAGGTGCAATTATTGTAAATGTGTCTCGGGGTAAAATTATTGATGAAAAAGCCCTTTACGAGCACCTTGTAAAGAATCCAGATTTTATAGCTTGTCTTGATGTTTGGTGGGTTTATCCAAAGGAAGATGGGATATTTCAGCAAAATTACCCTTTTGAGAAATTGGATAATGTAATAATGACACCTCATGTAGCACCAAAGGTGCCAGGCTATTTCGAGAACATGCTCAAAACAGCTTGTAAAAAGGTAAAAGAATTTTTTAAATGA
- a CDS encoding DUF996 domain-containing protein has translation MEKIELKNIKYYGGIGVVLTLLGGLRRIGPLFRIAGIVLILIALSEFAQKFREDKIFRQYLIGVIVNIVGMGFALIMAIITGAWSIVKTLIWGNYRGYYDIFSEISFAVVFFALLIYAITILSTHFYRDSLKRIADKTGIKNFSIAGDLLFYGAIGTVLILGLFAMYIGWIILAVAFFSLPDFWETGTPEGQRTEVPQD, from the coding sequence ATGGAAAAGATTGAACTTAAAAACATAAAATATTATGGTGGTATTGGTGTGGTCTTAACCCTTTTAGGCGGACTCCGCAGAATTGGGCCCCTTTTCAGAATTGCAGGGATAGTACTAATCCTTATTGCTTTAAGCGAGTTTGCCCAGAAATTCAGAGAGGATAAAATTTTCCGTCAATACCTTATCGGTGTTATCGTCAATATTGTGGGAATGGGTTTCGCCCTTATAATGGCTATTATAACCGGAGCATGGTCCATCGTAAAAACACTCATTTGGGGAAATTACCGAGGATATTATGACATATTCTCTGAAATCAGTTTTGCAGTCGTTTTCTTCGCTTTACTTATATACGCAATTACAATCCTGTCAACTCACTTCTACCGGGACAGTCTAAAAAGGATTGCTGACAAAACTGGTATAAAAAATTTTTCCATCGCAGGTGATTTACTCTTTTACGGTGCTATTGGAACCGTGCTAATCCTTGGACTCTTCGCTATGTATATTGGCTGGATTATTTTAGCGGTCGCCTTTTTCAGTCTGCCTGACTTTTGGGAAACGGGAACACCAGAAGGTCAACGAACCGAAGTCCCGCAGGATTAA
- a CDS encoding T9SS type A sorting domain-containing protein, producing MNFLFVLLFLVPWGRGTIRFGKTVQVNDPDSAHTKQDHPAVVIDNNLRVFVAWQDDRDQDGKYEIYFSYSSDTGKTFSQDLNISNSPNINDKYPVMAVFGDSIYVIWQGTQNGTSWKVYYTYSHDGGRSFAPADTLPGVTVRNSTTSSVNDGPQPDIAGVITNDTLFLYVIWVDDGTGVLRIKLARSVNEGPFQDLGIVDNNPGRVNRDPSIAVDDKGNLLIAYRYGTGGTNQDPHPWIAFNKSTDRGETFNYLHIVLDDTISQNFYTGNPQITYAAEDSTIIITWEDCRRHGGNTNPDIFFTRSKDGGITFDSVNLRVNWVEDTSLMYDNYRAQIAMSPDGKMAVVWHSDPEMDGHYSLYMCAYSDSMGKFGLSVPVPFDTLESFTGTTPGTFGNNFYPAGIKVANIDGTTNFFMVWEDLNYDINGNIYFVRGQVVISQVDLDIFDDSLDVHSGIVDFDSLPAGPAYVSRHIMLVNTDSLYNPDTLDGPSTSVITSLRLVSATLVNGQDTLTTLFAEKVPDSLLKGEKAEVMLTLFIPEGSLKGTYQGYAVFEATGADSTVDYDSVLVIVHGPYPEENLDSLKVFPNPFRADKGHDRISFEGLTENAEVSVYDMHGRLVFHKVEENADGLITWYPVDVASGIYMYVVKNNQGEIKRGKIAIIK from the coding sequence ATGAATTTCCTTTTCGTGCTTTTATTCCTGGTTCCCTGGGGAAGGGGGACGATAAGGTTTGGTAAAACAGTCCAGGTAAACGATCCCGACTCAGCCCATACAAAGCAAGACCATCCAGCAGTTGTTATTGACAACAACCTTCGCGTCTTTGTAGCATGGCAGGATGACAGGGATCAGGATGGAAAGTATGAAATCTATTTTTCTTATTCTTCTGATACCGGAAAAACATTCTCTCAGGACCTAAATATAAGCAATTCGCCAAATATAAATGACAAATACCCCGTAATGGCAGTTTTTGGAGATAGCATTTATGTAATATGGCAGGGAACACAAAATGGTACATCATGGAAGGTTTACTACACATATTCTCACGATGGAGGAAGGAGTTTTGCACCCGCAGATACACTGCCCGGTGTCACCGTGCGAAATTCAACTACTTCAAGTGTAAACGATGGCCCCCAGCCAGACATTGCAGGTGTTATCACAAATGATACATTATTCCTGTATGTTATATGGGTAGACGACGGGACAGGTGTATTGAGAATAAAGCTCGCAAGATCGGTAAACGAAGGACCTTTTCAGGATTTGGGAATAGTTGATAACAATCCCGGAAGGGTAAATCGAGACCCGTCAATTGCGGTAGATGACAAAGGTAACCTACTTATTGCCTACAGGTATGGGACAGGGGGGACAAATCAAGACCCCCATCCTTGGATTGCTTTTAACAAATCTACCGACCGAGGAGAAACATTTAACTATTTACATATTGTACTCGATGACACTATATCGCAAAACTTTTATACAGGCAATCCACAAATCACTTATGCCGCAGAAGATTCGACGATTATTATCACTTGGGAGGATTGCCGTCGCCACGGTGGAAACACGAATCCGGACATCTTTTTCACACGTTCAAAAGACGGTGGGATAACCTTTGACTCGGTGAATCTAAGGGTGAACTGGGTTGAAGATACTTCCCTCATGTATGATAACTACAGAGCTCAGATTGCCATGTCTCCTGACGGGAAAATGGCAGTCGTATGGCACTCAGACCCGGAAATGGATGGACACTACTCACTATATATGTGTGCTTACAGTGATTCTATGGGAAAATTTGGTTTAAGTGTTCCGGTGCCATTTGACACTCTTGAATCCTTTACAGGAACCACCCCTGGTACTTTTGGAAACAACTTTTATCCCGCTGGAATAAAGGTAGCCAACATTGATGGAACTACTAACTTCTTTATGGTATGGGAAGACCTTAACTATGATATCAATGGGAACATTTACTTTGTAAGAGGACAAGTAGTAATCTCTCAGGTTGACCTGGATATTTTTGATGATTCCTTAGATGTACATAGTGGAATTGTTGATTTTGACTCTCTTCCAGCAGGACCTGCGTATGTATCCAGACACATCATGCTTGTAAATACTGATTCTTTGTATAATCCTGATACCCTCGACGGACCAAGCACTTCAGTAATCACATCCTTAAGGCTTGTTTCTGCAACACTTGTAAATGGCCAAGATACACTCACAACGCTCTTTGCTGAGAAAGTTCCAGATAGCCTACTTAAAGGCGAAAAGGCAGAGGTAATGCTTACGTTGTTCATTCCTGAAGGTAGTTTAAAGGGTACATACCAGGGATACGCCGTTTTTGAAGCCACTGGGGCAGATTCTACGGTTGATTATGATAGTGTTTTGGTAATAGTCCATGGCCCTTACCCCGAAGAAAACTTGGATTCCCTTAAAGTGTTCCCTAATCCCTTCAGAGCCGATAAAGGGCATGACAGAATAAGCTTCGAAGGTTTAACAGAAAACGCAGAGGTCTCTGTTTACGACATGCATGGTAGACTTGTATTTCACAAGGTTGAGGAGAATGCCGATGGTCTTATAACATGGTACCCCGTTGACGTAGCAAGCGGTATTTACATGTATGTTGTGAAGAATAATCAGGGAGAGATAAAAAGAGGCAAAATAGCAATAATTAAATAA